A genomic stretch from Aedes albopictus strain Foshan chromosome 2, AalbF5, whole genome shotgun sequence includes:
- the LOC134287244 gene encoding ficolin-1-like — MRAFETILLILPIICTSAQSGFGYEILVAKFEALEDRILNFEIGLQNNISSFVTELRQLRDLVRTQQNHQQIYESCDKVPSKVSGVYNIQIGPQETKRVFCDQKYDGGGWAVIQRRFDGSVNFYREWAEYKRGFGNMDGGEFWLGLDIIHQLTYSGPHELVVLLEDFEGNSTHAKLGRFEVAGEHEAYKVTIAQGFSGTAGDSITGTKSYQFSTFDRDNDVHTTNCAVDYHGAWWYSKCHGSNLNGKYLKGTTTEYATGMVWKTFRGYHYALKSSKMMIRKVGIK; from the exons ATGCGTGCTTTCGAAACCATTCTGCTCATTCTACCAATAATTTGCACTTCTGCTCAGAGTGGTTTTGGCTACGAGATACTTGTTGCAAAATTTGAAGCATTAGAGGACCGCATTCTCAATTTTGAGATCGGACTTCAGAATAACATTTCCTCGTTCGTGACGGAGTTGAGGCAGCTACGTGACCTCGTTAGAACACAACAAAACCATCAGCAAATTTACGAATCATGCGATAAGGTGCCATCGAAGGTTTCCGGCGTGTACAACATACAAATCGGTCCCCAGGAGACGAAACGCGTTTTTTGTGACCAAAAGTACGACGGCGGTGGATGGGCTGTGATCCAGCGGCGCTTCGATGGCTCTGTTAATTTCTATCGCGAATGGGCTGAATACAAACGAGGCTTCGGCAACATGGATGGTGGAGAGTTTTGGCTCGGATTGGACATCATCCACCAGCTGACATACTCTGGACCACATGAGCTAGTGGTCCTGCTGGAGGATTTCGAAGGGAACTCAACCCACGCGAAGCTCGGGAGGTTCGAAGTGGCGGGCGAGCATGAGGCGTACAAGGTGACTATAGCACAAGGATTTAGTGGAACGGCGGGTGACTCAATAACGGGCACAAAAAGTTATCAATTCAGTACGTTCGACAGAGATAACGATGTTCATACTACTAACTGTGCAGTTGATTATCATGGTGCATGGTGGTACTCCAAATGTCACGGCAG caatttgaatggaaaatactTGAAAGGAACTACGACTGAATATGCCACAGGAATGGTGTGGAAGACTTTTCGTGGATATCATTATGCTCTTAAATCTTCCAAGATGATGATCCGAAAAGTTGGGATCAAATAA